One genomic region from Cataglyphis hispanica isolate Lineage 1 chromosome 11, ULB_Chis1_1.0, whole genome shotgun sequence encodes:
- the LOC126852779 gene encoding organic cation transporter protein-like isoform X1 yields the protein MCCKQLTDIRKSNLKIVQAGGDMKDTKTNEYANVNVKQISNGKDDHVDSGANVDAVQIAIGNLGKWQIIVCLAISLVKFPVAWHQLAIVFMAPHQDYNCTAPATVDSKDQCMVNVNGTLAKCTEWEYDRRIFPETIISQWNLVCDRTHYANIQQSILMFGVLLGNIIFGSLADRYGRKKPLMISIVLQLLSGIGCAIVPWFQVLLLMKLLSALATGGTMVTSYVICMEIVGTKWRAAITVLYQIPFSLGHMSLAGLAFWFRHWQRLQIAITLPSIILLSYWWIVPESPRWLLAMGKQREACKVLQRAANINKVENVDVPEIIRKHCLHQNLKKSALDYKPSFLDLFRTPNMRVKSLSIFFNWIVCGMGLFGISQYIGQVGGNIFINFAVSGAIQVPGNFVAWWAMNKLGRRITLICSNSITGLACLLLIFVSHDMAWLRLLLACLGIVGMSVSFTTVYLFSGELFPTVVRNIGVGASSMCARVGSIVAPFVVSLDYIESWLPPIIFGVLPLIGAALCLLLPETAGCTLPETLQDGEEFGKKCKSKDKHGDLEAEATF from the exons aTGTGTTGCAAACAGCTGACCG ATATTCGAAAAAGTAACTTAAAGATAGTGCAAGCAGGCGGTGATATGAAGGATACGAAAACCAACGAATATG CGAACGTGAATGTCAAGCAAATTTCCAACGGTAAGGACGATCATGTCGATTCTGGCGCAAATGTCGACGCCGTGCAAATCGCGATCGGCAATCTCGGCAAATGGCAGATCATCGTCTGCTTGGCGATTTCTTTGGTCAAATTTCCGGTAGCATGGCATCAATTGGCGATCGTCTTTATGGCGCCTCATCAGGATTACAATTGTACGGCGCCCGCTACCGTCGACTCCAAGGACCAGTGCATGGTCAATGTTAACGGCACCTTGGCAAAATGCACTGAATGGGAGTACGACAGAAGAATATTTCCCGAGACTATTATATCGCAA TGGAATCTAGTCTGCGATAGGACGCATTACGCCAATATCCAACAGTCTATTCTTATGTTCGGGGTGCTTCTCGGCAACATAATCTTCGGCAGCTTAGCAGATAG GTACGGCAGAAAAAAACCGCTCATGATTTCTATCGTTCTCCAATTGTTATCGGGTATTGGATGCGCAATCGTTCCTTGGTTTCAAGTATTATTGCTGATGAAGTTGTTAAGTGCCTTGGCCACTGGAGGCACGATGGTTACTAGTTACGTCATTT gtaTGGAAATAGTAGGTACAAAATGGCGTGCCGCCATCAccgttttatatcaaataccATTCAGTTTAGGCCACATGTCGCTGGCAGGACTCGCGTTCTGGTTTCGACATTGGCAGCGATTACAAATCGCCATTACACTCCCatctataattcttttaagttATTGGTGGATAGTGCCCGAGTCACCGAGATGGTTACTAGCCATGGGAAAGCAGCGAGAAGCGTGCAAAGTGTTGCAGAGGGCGgccaatattaataaagtggAAAATGTGGATGTTCCCGAAATAATCAGAAAACATTGTTTGCATCAA aACTTGAAGAAATCTGCGCTGGACTATAAGCCTTCGTTTCTAGACTTGTTTCGCACACCGAACATGCGAGTGAAATCCCTCTCGATTTTCTTCAATTGGATCGTATGTGGAATGGGTCTGTTTGGTATATCACAGTACATTGGCCAGGTCGGTggcaatattttcattaatttcgcaGTGTCCGGTGCTATACAGGTTCCAGGAAACTTCGTCGCATGGTGGGCGATGAATAAACTAGGTCGACGAATCACTCTGATCTGCAGCAATTCTATAACTGGCCTGGCTTGCCTGCTCTTAATCTTCGTATCACACG ACATGGCATGGTTAAGATTGCTTCTGGCATGCCTCGGTATTGTCGGCATGTCGGTGTCGTTTACGACAGTCTACCTTTTCTCTGGAGAACTGTTTCCTACAGTCGTAAGGAACATCGGAGTTGGCGCGAGCAGTATGTGTGCTAGAGTAGGCTCCATTGTAGCGCCATTTGTGGTGTCCTTG GATTACATTGAATCGTGGCTACCGCCAATTATATTCGGAGTTCTGCCATTGATCGGAGCCGCATTGTGTCTATTATTGCCTGAAACTGCCGGATGCACATTACCGGAAACGCTTCAAGACGGCGAGGAATTTGGAAA GAAGTGTAAGTCGAAAGATAAACATGGAGATCTCGAAGCAGAAGCgacattctaa
- the LOC126852783 gene encoding protein yellow-like, producing MFYLLLLAYLATATGHTFNTVYSWKKVEFKLPNETIRNEFIASGDYIPDNNTPFGLAIWHKKMFVTIPRWKNGVLANLNSFSMIDAAHSPILTPYPDLEANNIHSSDGLVNIFRVRIDACDRMWGLDTGVNDILGNFTVVRPMTLVVIDLKTDKIIRKYILKDTDVKPDSFIADLVVDVAPGQCDNAYAYMSDFGEYGIVVYSWEKDDSWRINHHFFHFDPLNGDYNVSGYNFQWTDGVFGMSLSRIRDDGYRTLYFHAMSGITEFSVSTNVLQDNTLKKGKNHHNFHIVGNKGPLTQGPSSIIDSKTCIDYFTQINRNGIACWDTTIKLSPETFNLVAQDNTTLVFPQDIAIDDDSRKLYVLSNNLQKFLFDSFDPSTTNFFITSADLGTLTALCKK from the exons ATGTTCTATTTGCTACTCCTCGCTTACCTGGCCACGGCAACTGGCCATACCTTCAATACAGTTTACTCGTGGAAGAAGGTCGAATTCAAACTTCCAAATGAAACCATCCGAAACGAGTTCATCGCTTCCGGCGATTATATCCCGGATAATAACACACCATTCGGCTTGGCCATTTGGCACAAAAAAATGTTCGTCACAATACCGCGATGGAAAAATGGCGTTTTAGCTAATTTAAATAGCTTTTCAATGATCGACGCTGCAc aCAGTCCGATTTTAACACCGTATCCTGATCTCGAAGCAAATAACATTCATTCATCTGACGGCCTCGTAAACATATTTCGCGTCAGAATCGATGCCTGCGATCGCATGTGGGGTCTCGATACAGGTGTAAACGATATTTTGGGAAATTTCACCGTTGTACGACCGATGACGCTTGTTGTTATCGATTTGAAAACGGATAAG attattcgcaaatatattttgaaggaTACAGACGTAAAACCGGATAGCTTCATCGCCGATCTTGTGGTCGATGTTGCACCCGGACAATGCGACAATGCCTACGCCTACATGAGTGACTTTGGCGAATACGGTATAGTGGTATACAGTTGGGAAAAGGATGATTCTTGGCGGATTAATCatcatttctttcatttcgATCCATTAAATG GTGATTACAATGTTAGCGGCTATAATTTCCAATGGACTGACGGTGTTTTCGGAATGTCTCTGTCACGGATTCGCGATGATGGATACAGAACACTCTATTTTCATGCTATGTCGGGTATCACGGAGTTTTCCGTGTCTACGAATGTTTTACAAGATAATACATTGAAAAAAGGGAAGAATCACCATAATTTCCATATTGTTGGTAATAAGGGACCATTGACTCAAGGACCATCTTCCATCATCGATTCAAAAACATGTATCGACTATTTTActcaaataaatagaaatggtATAGCGTGTTGGGATACTACGATAAAATTAAGTCCAGAAACTTTCA aTTTGGTGGCACAGGACAACACGACACTGGTGTTTCCTCAAGATATAGCTATCGACGACgattctcgaaaattatacgtgctttctaataatttacagaaatttttatttgacagcTTTGATCCGTCGACCACAAACTTTTTCATTACTTCAGCTGATCTCGGAACATTAACGgctttatgcaaaaaataa
- the LOC126852779 gene encoding organic cation transporter protein-like isoform X2, translating to MCCKQLTDIRKSNLKIVQAGGDMKDTKTNEYANVNVKQISNGKDDHVDSGANVDAVQIAIGNLGKWQIIVCLAISLVKFPVAWHQLAIVFMAPHQDYNCTAPATVDSKDQCMVNVNGTLAKCTEWEYDRRIFPETIISQWNLVCDRTHYANIQQSILMFGVLLGNIIFGSLADRYGRKKPLMISIVLQLLSGIGCAIVPWFQVLLLMKLLSALATGGTMVTSYVICMEIVGTKWRAAITVLYQIPFSLGHMSLAGLAFWFRHWQRLQIAITLPSIILLSYWWIVPESPRWLLAMGKQREACKVLQRAANINKVENVDVPEIIRKHCLHQNLKKSALDYKPSFLDLFRTPNMRVKSLSIFFNWIVCGMVSGAIQVPGNFVAWWAMNKLGRRITLICSNSITGLACLLLIFVSHDMAWLRLLLACLGIVGMSVSFTTVYLFSGELFPTVVRNIGVGASSMCARVGSIVAPFVVSLDYIESWLPPIIFGVLPLIGAALCLLLPETAGCTLPETLQDGEEFGKKCKSKDKHGDLEAEATF from the exons aTGTGTTGCAAACAGCTGACCG ATATTCGAAAAAGTAACTTAAAGATAGTGCAAGCAGGCGGTGATATGAAGGATACGAAAACCAACGAATATG CGAACGTGAATGTCAAGCAAATTTCCAACGGTAAGGACGATCATGTCGATTCTGGCGCAAATGTCGACGCCGTGCAAATCGCGATCGGCAATCTCGGCAAATGGCAGATCATCGTCTGCTTGGCGATTTCTTTGGTCAAATTTCCGGTAGCATGGCATCAATTGGCGATCGTCTTTATGGCGCCTCATCAGGATTACAATTGTACGGCGCCCGCTACCGTCGACTCCAAGGACCAGTGCATGGTCAATGTTAACGGCACCTTGGCAAAATGCACTGAATGGGAGTACGACAGAAGAATATTTCCCGAGACTATTATATCGCAA TGGAATCTAGTCTGCGATAGGACGCATTACGCCAATATCCAACAGTCTATTCTTATGTTCGGGGTGCTTCTCGGCAACATAATCTTCGGCAGCTTAGCAGATAG GTACGGCAGAAAAAAACCGCTCATGATTTCTATCGTTCTCCAATTGTTATCGGGTATTGGATGCGCAATCGTTCCTTGGTTTCAAGTATTATTGCTGATGAAGTTGTTAAGTGCCTTGGCCACTGGAGGCACGATGGTTACTAGTTACGTCATTT gtaTGGAAATAGTAGGTACAAAATGGCGTGCCGCCATCAccgttttatatcaaataccATTCAGTTTAGGCCACATGTCGCTGGCAGGACTCGCGTTCTGGTTTCGACATTGGCAGCGATTACAAATCGCCATTACACTCCCatctataattcttttaagttATTGGTGGATAGTGCCCGAGTCACCGAGATGGTTACTAGCCATGGGAAAGCAGCGAGAAGCGTGCAAAGTGTTGCAGAGGGCGgccaatattaataaagtggAAAATGTGGATGTTCCCGAAATAATCAGAAAACATTGTTTGCATCAA aACTTGAAGAAATCTGCGCTGGACTATAAGCCTTCGTTTCTAGACTTGTTTCGCACACCGAACATGCGAGTGAAATCCCTCTCGATTTTCTTCAATTGGATCGTATGTGGAATGG TGTCCGGTGCTATACAGGTTCCAGGAAACTTCGTCGCATGGTGGGCGATGAATAAACTAGGTCGACGAATCACTCTGATCTGCAGCAATTCTATAACTGGCCTGGCTTGCCTGCTCTTAATCTTCGTATCACACG ACATGGCATGGTTAAGATTGCTTCTGGCATGCCTCGGTATTGTCGGCATGTCGGTGTCGTTTACGACAGTCTACCTTTTCTCTGGAGAACTGTTTCCTACAGTCGTAAGGAACATCGGAGTTGGCGCGAGCAGTATGTGTGCTAGAGTAGGCTCCATTGTAGCGCCATTTGTGGTGTCCTTG GATTACATTGAATCGTGGCTACCGCCAATTATATTCGGAGTTCTGCCATTGATCGGAGCCGCATTGTGTCTATTATTGCCTGAAACTGCCGGATGCACATTACCGGAAACGCTTCAAGACGGCGAGGAATTTGGAAA GAAGTGTAAGTCGAAAGATAAACATGGAGATCTCGAAGCAGAAGCgacattctaa
- the LOC126852779 gene encoding organic cation transporter protein-like isoform X3: MKDTKTNEYANVNVKQISNGKDDHVDSGANVDAVQIAIGNLGKWQIIVCLAISLVKFPVAWHQLAIVFMAPHQDYNCTAPATVDSKDQCMVNVNGTLAKCTEWEYDRRIFPETIISQWNLVCDRTHYANIQQSILMFGVLLGNIIFGSLADRYGRKKPLMISIVLQLLSGIGCAIVPWFQVLLLMKLLSALATGGTMVTSYVICMEIVGTKWRAAITVLYQIPFSLGHMSLAGLAFWFRHWQRLQIAITLPSIILLSYWWIVPESPRWLLAMGKQREACKVLQRAANINKVENVDVPEIIRKHCLHQNLKKSALDYKPSFLDLFRTPNMRVKSLSIFFNWIVCGMGLFGISQYIGQVGGNIFINFAVSGAIQVPGNFVAWWAMNKLGRRITLICSNSITGLACLLLIFVSHDMAWLRLLLACLGIVGMSVSFTTVYLFSGELFPTVVRNIGVGASSMCARVGSIVAPFVVSLDYIESWLPPIIFGVLPLIGAALCLLLPETAGCTLPETLQDGEEFGKKCKSKDKHGDLEAEATF, from the exons ATGAAGGATACGAAAACCAACGAATATG CGAACGTGAATGTCAAGCAAATTTCCAACGGTAAGGACGATCATGTCGATTCTGGCGCAAATGTCGACGCCGTGCAAATCGCGATCGGCAATCTCGGCAAATGGCAGATCATCGTCTGCTTGGCGATTTCTTTGGTCAAATTTCCGGTAGCATGGCATCAATTGGCGATCGTCTTTATGGCGCCTCATCAGGATTACAATTGTACGGCGCCCGCTACCGTCGACTCCAAGGACCAGTGCATGGTCAATGTTAACGGCACCTTGGCAAAATGCACTGAATGGGAGTACGACAGAAGAATATTTCCCGAGACTATTATATCGCAA TGGAATCTAGTCTGCGATAGGACGCATTACGCCAATATCCAACAGTCTATTCTTATGTTCGGGGTGCTTCTCGGCAACATAATCTTCGGCAGCTTAGCAGATAG GTACGGCAGAAAAAAACCGCTCATGATTTCTATCGTTCTCCAATTGTTATCGGGTATTGGATGCGCAATCGTTCCTTGGTTTCAAGTATTATTGCTGATGAAGTTGTTAAGTGCCTTGGCCACTGGAGGCACGATGGTTACTAGTTACGTCATTT gtaTGGAAATAGTAGGTACAAAATGGCGTGCCGCCATCAccgttttatatcaaataccATTCAGTTTAGGCCACATGTCGCTGGCAGGACTCGCGTTCTGGTTTCGACATTGGCAGCGATTACAAATCGCCATTACACTCCCatctataattcttttaagttATTGGTGGATAGTGCCCGAGTCACCGAGATGGTTACTAGCCATGGGAAAGCAGCGAGAAGCGTGCAAAGTGTTGCAGAGGGCGgccaatattaataaagtggAAAATGTGGATGTTCCCGAAATAATCAGAAAACATTGTTTGCATCAA aACTTGAAGAAATCTGCGCTGGACTATAAGCCTTCGTTTCTAGACTTGTTTCGCACACCGAACATGCGAGTGAAATCCCTCTCGATTTTCTTCAATTGGATCGTATGTGGAATGGGTCTGTTTGGTATATCACAGTACATTGGCCAGGTCGGTggcaatattttcattaatttcgcaGTGTCCGGTGCTATACAGGTTCCAGGAAACTTCGTCGCATGGTGGGCGATGAATAAACTAGGTCGACGAATCACTCTGATCTGCAGCAATTCTATAACTGGCCTGGCTTGCCTGCTCTTAATCTTCGTATCACACG ACATGGCATGGTTAAGATTGCTTCTGGCATGCCTCGGTATTGTCGGCATGTCGGTGTCGTTTACGACAGTCTACCTTTTCTCTGGAGAACTGTTTCCTACAGTCGTAAGGAACATCGGAGTTGGCGCGAGCAGTATGTGTGCTAGAGTAGGCTCCATTGTAGCGCCATTTGTGGTGTCCTTG GATTACATTGAATCGTGGCTACCGCCAATTATATTCGGAGTTCTGCCATTGATCGGAGCCGCATTGTGTCTATTATTGCCTGAAACTGCCGGATGCACATTACCGGAAACGCTTCAAGACGGCGAGGAATTTGGAAA GAAGTGTAAGTCGAAAGATAAACATGGAGATCTCGAAGCAGAAGCgacattctaa